In Variovorax paradoxus, a single genomic region encodes these proteins:
- the phbB gene encoding acetoacetyl-CoA reductase, whose amino-acid sequence MSKKVAYVTGGMGGIGTAICQRLHKDGFTVVAGCGPTRDYAKWLAEQKAEGFEFHASVGNVGDWQSTVEAFSAAKAAHGPIDVLVNNAGITRDRMFLKMTPEDWSAVIETNLNSMFNVTKQVVGDMVEKGWGRIINISSVNGAKGQAGQTNYSAAKAGMHGFTMALAQELANKGVTVNTVSPGYIGTDMVKAIRQEVLDKIVATIPVKRLGEPSEIASIISWLATDEGGYSTGADFSVNGGLHMH is encoded by the coding sequence ATGAGCAAGAAAGTTGCATATGTCACCGGGGGCATGGGTGGCATCGGAACAGCCATCTGCCAGCGTCTGCACAAGGACGGGTTCACCGTGGTCGCCGGTTGCGGCCCCACGCGCGACTACGCCAAGTGGCTGGCCGAACAGAAAGCCGAAGGCTTCGAGTTCCACGCGTCGGTCGGCAATGTCGGCGACTGGCAATCCACCGTCGAAGCCTTCTCCGCCGCCAAGGCCGCGCACGGCCCCATCGACGTGCTGGTCAACAACGCCGGGATCACGCGCGACCGCATGTTCCTGAAGATGACGCCCGAGGACTGGAGCGCGGTCATCGAAACCAACCTGAACAGCATGTTCAACGTCACCAAGCAGGTGGTGGGCGACATGGTCGAAAAGGGCTGGGGCCGCATCATCAACATCAGCTCGGTGAACGGCGCCAAGGGCCAGGCGGGCCAGACCAACTATTCGGCGGCCAAGGCCGGCATGCACGGCTTCACCATGGCGCTGGCGCAGGAGCTGGCCAACAAGGGCGTGACGGTCAACACCGTGAGCCCGGGCTACATCGGCACCGACATGGTCAAGGCCATCCGCCAGGAAGTGCTCGACAAGATCGTGGCCACCATTCCGGTCAAGCGCCTGGGCGAGCCGAGCGAAATCGCCTCGATCATCTCGTGGCTCGCCACGGACGAAGGCGGCTACAGCACCGGGGCCGACTTCTCGGTCAACGGTGGCCTTCACATGCACTGA
- a CDS encoding DJ-1/PfpI family protein, with product MNFGIIIFPEVEELDFVGPWEMLTMWSKLAGGPANCLIVAEKREPVACAKGLSINPHVSFADCPPLDYLLVPGGMGTRREVDNPVMTRFLADQAPGCRALLSVCTGAFVLHAAGLLSGKTATTHWGSLDRLRALGDVKVVEQRFVRDGNVWSSAGVSAGTDLMLAFIAHTAGEEAAAKVQLQSEYYPADTVYGNTASHERAPAYVKRPGSPFTAP from the coding sequence ATGAATTTCGGGATCATCATCTTTCCCGAGGTCGAGGAACTCGACTTCGTCGGCCCCTGGGAAATGCTCACCATGTGGAGCAAGCTGGCCGGTGGTCCCGCCAACTGCCTGATCGTGGCCGAAAAGCGCGAGCCGGTGGCCTGCGCCAAGGGCCTGTCGATCAACCCGCATGTGTCTTTTGCCGACTGCCCGCCGCTCGATTACCTGCTCGTGCCCGGCGGCATGGGCACCCGGCGCGAGGTCGACAACCCGGTGATGACCCGTTTCCTGGCCGACCAGGCGCCCGGCTGCCGCGCGCTGCTGTCGGTGTGCACCGGCGCCTTCGTGCTGCACGCGGCCGGGCTGCTGTCGGGCAAGACGGCGACCACGCACTGGGGTTCGCTCGACCGACTGCGCGCGCTGGGCGACGTGAAGGTGGTCGAGCAGCGCTTCGTGCGGGACGGCAACGTCTGGAGTTCCGCCGGGGTCTCGGCCGGCACCGACCTGATGCTGGCCTTCATTGCCCACACCGCCGGAGAGGAAGCCGCCGCCAAGGTGCAGTTGCAGTCGGAGTACTACCCGGCCGACACGGTCTACGGCAACACCGCCAGCCACGAGCGCGCGCCGGCCTACGTGAAGCGGCCGGGCAGCCCGTTCACCGCGCCATGA
- a CDS encoding CinA family protein, producing MSTAPSSSSIDNPEMLAVLAARVGELLRARGQTVSVVESSAGGLVSAALLAVPGASAYFRGGAVVYSRRAGRALLGLTAEDMTGMRGETEPYARLVAGRIRDTHHTGWGIAESGAAGPAGSPYGDMPGHVCLAAVGDTATVSRTIENGGTDRPRNMNLFARQLLALFEETLRAQPEEAPPA from the coding sequence ATGAGCACGGCGCCCTCTTCCTCTTCCATCGACAACCCCGAGATGCTGGCGGTGCTGGCCGCGCGCGTGGGCGAACTGCTGCGTGCGCGGGGCCAGACCGTCTCGGTCGTCGAGTCTTCGGCCGGCGGCCTGGTGTCGGCCGCGCTGCTCGCGGTTCCGGGCGCGTCGGCCTATTTCCGGGGCGGCGCGGTCGTCTACTCGCGACGCGCGGGCCGGGCGCTGCTGGGCCTCACCGCCGAAGACATGACCGGCATGCGCGGCGAGACCGAGCCCTACGCCCGCCTCGTCGCGGGCCGCATCCGCGACACGCATCACACGGGCTGGGGCATCGCCGAGAGCGGCGCGGCCGGCCCGGCCGGCAGCCCGTACGGCGACATGCCGGGGCATGTGTGCCTTGCCGCGGTCGGTGACACGGCCACGGTGAGCCGCACCATCGAGAACGGCGGCACCGACCGGCCGCGCAACATGAACCTGTTCGCGCGCCAGTTGCTCGCGCTGTTCGAGGAAACGCTGCGGGCGCAGCCGGAAGAAGCCCCGCCCGCCTGA
- a CDS encoding tripartite tricarboxylate transporter substrate-binding protein, with amino-acid sequence MTATKKTWKFKTLIAAASVGACLLAAQSPAAAQAAWPDKPITMVVPYSAGGPTDVVARMLAIPMGKSLGQTVIVENTVGAGGTIAPARVARAAPNGYTILIHHMGMATAPALYKKLNYDPLKDFEYVGQVLDVPMTLLSRKDFPANNYQELLAYVKANKDKVTLANAGVGAVSQLCGLLFMNQIGVQLTTVPYKGAGPALNDLMGGQVDLLCDQTTQTAPVIKDGNRVKVFGVTTPKRLSSMPNIPTLDEQGLKGFDVRVWHGIYAPKGTPPAVIEKLNVALRAALQDDMVKHRLAELSSEIVPLDKQTPESLRTHLAAEVEKWGKVIRAAGVQAD; translated from the coding sequence GTGACCGCAACGAAGAAGACCTGGAAATTCAAGACCCTGATCGCGGCCGCCTCGGTGGGCGCCTGCCTGCTGGCGGCCCAGTCGCCCGCCGCCGCGCAGGCCGCCTGGCCCGACAAGCCGATCACCATGGTCGTGCCGTATTCCGCCGGCGGCCCGACCGACGTGGTGGCGCGCATGCTCGCCATCCCGATGGGCAAGTCGCTCGGCCAGACGGTGATCGTCGAGAACACGGTCGGCGCGGGCGGCACCATCGCGCCGGCGCGGGTGGCCCGGGCGGCGCCCAACGGCTACACCATCCTGATCCACCACATGGGCATGGCCACCGCGCCCGCGCTCTACAAGAAGCTCAACTACGACCCGCTGAAAGACTTCGAATACGTCGGCCAGGTGCTCGACGTGCCGATGACGCTGCTCTCGCGCAAGGACTTCCCGGCCAACAACTACCAGGAACTGCTGGCCTACGTGAAGGCCAACAAGGACAAGGTCACGCTGGCCAACGCGGGCGTGGGGGCGGTGTCGCAGCTGTGCGGCCTGCTGTTCATGAACCAGATCGGCGTGCAGCTCACCACGGTGCCCTACAAAGGGGCGGGCCCGGCGCTGAATGACCTCATGGGCGGCCAGGTCGACTTGCTGTGCGACCAGACCACGCAGACCGCGCCGGTCATCAAGGACGGCAACCGGGTGAAGGTGTTCGGCGTGACCACGCCCAAGCGGCTGTCGAGCATGCCGAACATCCCGACGCTGGACGAGCAGGGCCTCAAGGGCTTCGATGTGCGGGTGTGGCACGGCATCTATGCGCCGAAGGGCACGCCGCCCGCGGTGATCGAAAAGCTGAACGTCGCGTTGCGCGCCGCGCTGCAGGACGACATGGTCAAGCACCGCCTGGCCGAACTCAGCTCGGAGATCGTGCCGCTGGACAAGCAGACGCCGGAGAGCCTGCGCACCCACCTCGCGGCGGAGGTGGAGAAGTGGGGCAAGGTGATCCGTGCCGCGGGTGTGCAGGCGGACTGA
- a CDS encoding HpcH/HpaI aldolase/citrate lyase family protein yields MSLAPLAPLALARAFLFVPADRPERHVRALATGAGGVIVDLEDAVAPERKVAARDGLAASFATLPAEQRGRLLVRVNAQGTSWHGDDCARVGELARQGLIAGVMLPKAERAEDLARLAEAVGPRGVLVPLIESAAGLAAIDELAAAPQVLRLAFGNLDFQADLGLACGPDEAELVPVRLALLLATRRAGLPAPIDGVTPDWRDAGRLAADTARARRGGFGAKLCIHPDQVAPVHAALGPSAEELAWARRVIEAIRASGGGVVSLDGRMVDAPVVRLAERLLALDGPPSL; encoded by the coding sequence ATTTCCCTCGCGCCCCTGGCACCCTTGGCGCTGGCGCGTGCCTTCCTCTTCGTGCCGGCCGACCGGCCCGAGCGCCATGTCCGCGCGCTGGCGACCGGTGCTGGCGGCGTGATCGTCGATCTGGAAGACGCCGTGGCGCCAGAGCGCAAGGTGGCGGCGCGCGACGGGCTCGCGGCTTCGTTCGCCACGCTGCCGGCCGAACAACGTGGGCGTTTGCTGGTGCGTGTGAATGCCCAGGGCACGTCGTGGCATGGCGACGACTGCGCGCGGGTCGGCGAGCTGGCGAGGCAAGGCCTGATCGCCGGCGTGATGCTGCCCAAGGCCGAACGCGCCGAAGACCTGGCGCGGCTGGCCGAAGCCGTCGGGCCGCGAGGCGTGCTGGTGCCGCTGATCGAATCGGCCGCGGGGCTCGCCGCCATCGACGAACTTGCTGCCGCCCCGCAGGTGCTGCGCCTGGCCTTCGGCAATCTCGATTTCCAGGCCGACCTGGGCCTGGCCTGCGGGCCGGACGAAGCCGAGCTGGTTCCCGTGCGCCTGGCGCTGCTGCTGGCCACGCGCCGCGCCGGGTTGCCCGCGCCCATCGACGGCGTGACGCCCGACTGGCGCGACGCCGGGCGCCTCGCGGCTGACACCGCGCGTGCCCGGCGCGGCGGCTTCGGCGCCAAGCTGTGCATCCACCCCGACCAGGTCGCGCCGGTGCACGCCGCGCTCGGCCCCAGCGCCGAAGAGCTGGCCTGGGCTCGCCGCGTGATCGAGGCGATCCGCGCATCGGGCGGCGGCGTGGTCAGCCTCGACGGCCGCATGGTCGATGCGCCGGTCGTGCGGCTTGCCGAGCGGCTGCTCGCGCTCGATGGGCCGCCTTCGCTTTGA
- a CDS encoding CaiB/BaiF CoA transferase family protein has translation MTRPLDGITVISLEHAIAAPFCTRQLADLGARVIKVERPGDGDFARAYDERVGGEASHFVWVNRSKESITLDLKQPAALEVLRQLLADADVLVQNLAPGAAARMGLGAQALQEAHPRLIVCDISGYGDNGPYRDKKAYDLLIQSEAGFLSVTGTPDEPCKSGNSIADIAAGMYAYTGILAALLQRGKTGKGSHIDVSMLESLAEWMGYPMYYAYDGAPPPPRSAASHATIYPYGPFPAGDGGTVMLGLQNEREWRVFCEKVLLQAALATDARFDSNARRNENRETLRAIIVQTFGALSTAQVLERLDTAQIANARMNDMAGLWAHPQLQARERWRQVGSPAGDIPALLPAGRQSAFDYRMDPIPAVGQHTDAILRGLGRSEADIAALREAGAV, from the coding sequence ATGACCAGACCCCTGGACGGCATCACCGTCATCTCGCTCGAACACGCCATTGCCGCGCCGTTCTGCACCCGCCAGCTTGCCGACCTTGGCGCGCGCGTCATCAAGGTGGAGCGGCCCGGCGACGGCGACTTCGCGCGGGCCTACGACGAGCGCGTGGGCGGCGAGGCTTCGCACTTCGTGTGGGTCAACCGCTCGAAGGAAAGCATCACGCTCGACCTGAAGCAGCCCGCCGCGCTCGAGGTGCTGCGGCAACTGCTGGCCGATGCCGACGTGCTGGTGCAGAACCTCGCGCCCGGCGCGGCGGCGCGCATGGGGCTCGGTGCGCAGGCGCTGCAGGAGGCGCACCCGAGGCTCATCGTCTGCGACATCTCGGGCTACGGCGACAACGGCCCATACCGCGACAAGAAAGCCTACGACCTGCTGATCCAGAGCGAGGCGGGCTTCCTGTCGGTCACCGGCACGCCCGACGAGCCCTGCAAGTCGGGCAACTCCATCGCCGACATCGCGGCGGGCATGTACGCCTACACCGGCATCCTCGCGGCGCTGCTGCAGCGCGGCAAGACCGGCAAGGGCTCGCACATCGACGTGTCGATGCTGGAGTCGCTGGCCGAATGGATGGGCTACCCGATGTACTACGCCTACGACGGCGCGCCGCCGCCGCCGCGCAGCGCCGCGTCGCACGCGACCATCTACCCCTACGGTCCGTTCCCGGCGGGCGACGGCGGCACGGTGATGCTGGGCCTGCAGAACGAGCGCGAATGGCGCGTCTTCTGCGAGAAGGTGCTGCTGCAGGCGGCGCTGGCGACCGATGCGCGCTTCGACAGCAACGCACGGCGCAACGAGAACCGCGAAACGCTGCGCGCGATCATCGTGCAGACCTTCGGCGCGCTGAGTACCGCGCAGGTGCTCGAGCGGCTGGACACCGCGCAGATTGCCAACGCGCGCATGAACGACATGGCCGGCCTCTGGGCGCATCCGCAACTGCAGGCGCGCGAGCGCTGGCGGCAGGTGGGCTCGCCGGCCGGGGACATTCCCGCGCTGCTGCCGGCCGGTCGGCAAAGCGCGTTCGACTACCGCATGGACCCGATCCCGGCGGTCGGCCAGCACACCGACGCCATCCTGCGCGGCCTCGGGCGCAGCGAGGCGGACATCGCGGCGTTGCGCGAGGCGGGGGCGGTGTGA
- a CDS encoding FAS1-like dehydratase domain-containing protein — MSTDTPTTPSTIDSDALAKLQAWQGRSETLADDITAAPVRALSATLDRDDAAPVAGTRLPELWHWLYFLPHHRQSEIGEDGHARRGGFLPPVPLPRRMWAGGRLRWEAGNPLRVGDKVERTSTIASVTHKAGRTGELVFVLVRHEVRNERGLALTEEHDIVYRAAAQPGDAVPPPTPAPKDAAFSRDIAPDDVLLFRYSALTFNGHRIHYDRRYVTQVEGYPGLIVHGPLIATLLVDLLRRNVPGAQLARFEFRAVRPTFDIAPFRVHGKPGADGKTFSLWGEDADGWLTMQATAVLA; from the coding sequence ATGAGCACCGACACACCGACGACACCTTCCACGATCGACAGCGACGCGCTGGCGAAGCTGCAGGCCTGGCAGGGCCGAAGCGAAACGCTGGCCGACGACATCACCGCCGCCCCCGTGCGCGCGCTTTCCGCCACCCTCGACCGCGACGACGCGGCGCCCGTGGCCGGCACGCGCCTGCCGGAGCTGTGGCACTGGCTCTACTTTTTGCCGCACCACCGCCAGTCGGAGATCGGCGAAGACGGCCACGCCCGGCGCGGCGGCTTCCTGCCGCCGGTGCCGCTGCCGCGCCGCATGTGGGCCGGCGGGCGGCTGCGCTGGGAGGCGGGCAATCCGCTGCGGGTCGGCGACAAGGTGGAGCGCACCTCGACCATCGCGTCGGTCACGCACAAGGCGGGGCGCACCGGAGAACTGGTGTTCGTGCTGGTGCGCCACGAGGTGCGCAACGAGCGCGGCCTGGCGCTGACCGAGGAGCACGACATCGTCTACCGCGCCGCCGCCCAGCCCGGCGATGCAGTCCCGCCGCCCACGCCAGCGCCGAAGGACGCGGCCTTCAGCCGCGACATCGCACCCGACGACGTGCTGCTGTTCCGCTACTCGGCGCTGACCTTCAACGGCCACCGCATCCACTACGACCGCCGCTACGTGACGCAGGTCGAGGGCTACCCGGGCCTGATCGTGCACGGCCCGCTGATCGCGACGCTGCTGGTCGACCTGCTGCGCCGCAACGTGCCGGGCGCGCAGCTCGCGCGCTTCGAGTTCCGCGCGGTGCGCCCGACCTTCGACATCGCGCCGTTCCGCGTGCACGGAAAACCCGGAGCGGACGGCAAGACATTCAGCCTCTGGGGCGAAGACGCCGACGGCTGGCTCACCATGCAGGCCACGGCCGTGCTGGCCTGA
- a CDS encoding tripartite tricarboxylate transporter substrate binding protein, translating to MSFRAFALLAFTAAATLVQPASASAEPYPSRPVTLVVPQAAGGTNDIVGRFVGQKLGEVMNNASVVVDNRPGAGGNIGTQLVAKGPKDGYTLLMTISSSQAINPALYKNPGFDPVKDFKPVGLVGAVPNVLLVNPSFPAKNFAEFLKLARQKGANYQYASAGNGTLNHLLGEMLNSMAGISLQHVPYKGVAPALNDVLGGQLPIVFASLPSALAHIKAGKLRALAVSGEKRSPVLPDVPAIAEAVPGYNGTLWIGLFAPAGVPADVLATLQDATRKALASKDLRDKLDQQGVEIAPDTTPDQFAKLLQDDLAKWARIVKASGAAVD from the coding sequence ATGAGCTTTCGCGCATTCGCGCTGCTGGCCTTCACCGCCGCAGCCACCCTGGTTCAACCGGCTTCGGCCAGCGCCGAACCGTATCCCTCGCGCCCCGTCACGCTGGTCGTGCCGCAAGCGGCCGGCGGCACCAACGACATCGTCGGGCGCTTCGTCGGACAGAAGCTCGGCGAGGTGATGAACAACGCCAGCGTGGTGGTCGACAACCGCCCCGGCGCGGGCGGCAACATCGGCACGCAGCTGGTGGCCAAGGGCCCGAAGGACGGCTACACGCTGCTCATGACCATCAGCAGCAGCCAGGCCATCAACCCGGCGCTGTACAAGAACCCCGGCTTTGATCCGGTGAAAGACTTCAAGCCCGTGGGCCTCGTCGGCGCGGTGCCCAACGTGCTGCTGGTCAACCCTTCGTTTCCAGCCAAGAACTTCGCCGAGTTCCTGAAGCTTGCGCGGCAGAAGGGCGCCAACTACCAGTACGCCTCGGCCGGCAACGGCACGCTCAACCACCTGCTGGGCGAAATGCTCAACAGCATGGCCGGCATCTCGCTGCAGCACGTGCCGTACAAGGGCGTGGCCCCCGCGCTCAACGACGTGCTGGGCGGCCAACTGCCGATCGTGTTCGCCAGCCTGCCTTCGGCGCTGGCGCACATCAAGGCCGGCAAGCTGCGCGCGCTGGCGGTGAGCGGCGAGAAGCGCTCGCCCGTGCTGCCCGACGTGCCCGCCATCGCCGAGGCGGTGCCCGGCTACAACGGCACGCTGTGGATCGGCCTGTTCGCGCCTGCCGGCGTTCCCGCCGACGTGCTGGCGACATTGCAGGACGCCACGCGCAAGGCGCTGGCCTCCAAAGACCTGCGAGACAAGCTCGACCAGCAGGGCGTCGAGATCGCGCCCGACACCACCCCCGACCAGTTCGCGAAGCTGCTGCAGGACGACCTCGCCAAATGGGCGCGCATCGTCAAGGCATCCGGCGCGGCGGTCGATTGA